One window of the Magnolia sinica isolate HGM2019 chromosome 19, MsV1, whole genome shotgun sequence genome contains the following:
- the LOC131235202 gene encoding uncharacterized protein LOC131235202: protein MTQTGLHIWIGHIASWTVASILLFIGIQGKTSTQASGSPSITLFKWYKDSSGALDVGGSKSPSMQVMQVEYNDSQNASKQDSLLSSIEVAEQQILLFSTSQSTESALAKYT, encoded by the exons ATGACCCAAACTGGTCTGCACATCTGGATTGGGCATATTGCCAGTTGGACTGTTGCTTCAATTCTACTGTTTATTG GCATTCAAGGGAAAACTTCAACACAGGCCTCTGGATCTCCTTCAATTACTTTGTTCAAATGGTACAAGGATAGCTCAGGAGCATTGGACGTTGGAGGATCGAAATCTCCTTCGATGCAAGTAATGCAA gTTGAGTACAATGACAGCCAAAATGCAAGCAAGCAAGATTCCCTACTTTCAAGTATAGAAGTGGCAGAACAGCAGATTCTGTTATTCTCCACCTC ACAATCTACAGAATCGGCTTTGGCCAAATATACctga